A single region of the Pogoniulus pusillus isolate bPogPus1 chromosome Z, bPogPus1.pri, whole genome shotgun sequence genome encodes:
- the HSPB3 gene encoding heat shock protein beta-3, which translates to MAEAVIRHWVETPVRYQEQFAAQELEAHKLDHSLYALPGPAMATLSGSGCAMGSTAEAGASGREEEARRFRVLLDVVQFRPEDIIIQTFEGWLLIRAQHGPRMDEHGFVARSFTRQYKLPEGVENKDLSALFCHDGILVVEMKNSVGRN; encoded by the coding sequence ATGGCAGAAGCTGTTATAAGGCACTGGGTAGAAACCCCCGTACGCTACCAAGAGCAGTTTGCTGCCCAAGAGCTGGAAGCACACAAACTAGATCACTCTTTATACGCTTTGCCAGGCCCTGCTATGGCCACTCTGAGCGGCAGCGGGTGTGCCATGGGCAGCACGGCGGAGGCTGGGGCGAGCGGCCGGGAGGAGGAAGCCAGACGCTTTCGGGTCCTGCTGGACGTTGTGCAGTTCCGCCCTGAAGATATCATCATTCAGACGTTCGAAGGCTGGCTGCTGATCAGAGCTCAGCACGGACCCAGGATGGACGAGCACGGCTTCGTAGCCAGGAGCTTTACCAGGCAGTACAAATTGCCTGAGGGAGTGGAGAACAAAGATTTgtctgctctcttctgccatgaCGGTATTTTGGTCGTTGAGATGAAGAACTCGGTGGGAAGGAATTAG